Within the Rosa rugosa chromosome 2, drRosRugo1.1, whole genome shotgun sequence genome, the region AGCACATGAGATTATtaagaccgatgacatcgaaccacgttccgttgatgaatgccaacgtagagctgattggccaaaatggaaagatgtgatccaggcagaacttgattctctagcgaaaagaaaggtatttggaaaagttgtgccaataccacccaacaccaaaccagttggtcataaatgggtattcgttagaaagcgtaatgagagaaatgAGATTGCAagatacaaagctcgccttgtggcacaaggcttctcacaacgccctggaattgactacaaggagacctattctcccgtaatgaatGTCATTacgttccactaccttgtcagtttggtagtttctgaaaaactgaacatgcagctcatagatgtggttactgcgtatctatatggggatgtagatacagagatatacatgaaggtcctagatggacttcaattacccaaatcaagtgtcTCTAAACCACGGAGGGGGTTTGGgataaggttaaaacgctcactatatagattgaaacaatccggacggatgtggtataaccgtctgagtgactacttgattgggaagggatatgttaacaatgaactatgcctatgtgtgttcataaaaagaacaagttctggattttcaatagtagcggtttatgttgatgacatgaacataattggcacccttaaagagttaagggaaaccgctaaacacttgaaatccgaatttgagatgaaagatcttgggaaaacacgattTTGTCttagtttggaacttgagcaccgtgaagatggtatcgtgattcatcaatcagcttatacccaaaagatgcttaggcgtttcaatactGACAAGATTAAGACTTCAAACACCTCAATGgtcgtccatagtcttgatctgaagaaggatccattccgtccaaaagatgacgatgaagaagtgctagaggcagaagtgccctacctaagtgcaataggcgcattattgtacttagctcaatgcactagaccggacatctcattcgctgtgaacttgttagcaaGATATAGTtttgcgccaacacgacgtCATTGGACTTgtttaaagatatctttcgatacctaagtggcaCGAGAGATataggcttgttctatccctacagagagacgatggattcgaacccatcatatgccagggacgccacacacaGTGGTCTGcattccctctccccatcccaaaacgatataagtgttttggaaggttttgttgatgttgggtatctctctgacccacacaaaggtcgttcccaaactggttatgtatttaccatgggtaagaccgcgatatcttggaggtctaccaaacagaccttagtcgctacttcttcgaaccatgcagagattattgctcttcacgaagcagttcgtgaatgtatatggcttcgatccatagttacgcatgttcgaagtaaTTGTTGTCTGAAGTCTACCTcagatgagccaacaagcatttatgaggataatgctgcttgaattcaacaaatgaagcaaggctacatcaaaggcgacaacgccaagcacatatcgcctaaattcttctacaatcagcaacaacagaagctcctcaagatcaaagtgaactaggtttgatctaaggacaatgtggcagacttgttcactaagtcattgcccaaatccacgttcgagaaacatgtggcgagcattggcttgcggaagttatctgaacttccatgatcgtagtcatcagggggagacgcagacatcagggggagatgtctacatgttgatctcgaaacgtgaagggtgtgttgtactctttttctccttcgatcaaggttatttttgtcccactgggtttttgttacttggcaaagtttttgacgaggcaacgagaggagcatcacgtttgggcgacacaatggggagtgttcaagtaaatctctattttgtgtctggcccaaactctaggttacttgacctagtggtaatagggttttaattagagataatctcggagaatctaaGAGATATCCgatccattcattgtatgattacctttccttgtataattcagattctatgcattgtaatcatctatataaagaggggcacctattatcaatgagaatacacagcaactttctctcaattaccgtttctctaaaacacatTTACATTACACATTGACTGGTCTTTAGTGCACTCGATATGTAATGAAAAGATTTATGTCAAGAGACCAAATGATGGTAGTTATAGGATAAGTAAAGAATTAAATGATTCTTTATTACATTTGTGAAGAAAGCAGGCTCAAGGTTAATCAACAATATTGGCCGgaatacaaataaaaaaattgatgtaGTGAACGAATTAACCGAAGTAATCAAGGATCAGTTGCAGTGGGTCTTATATGAGCTATAAATGAAATGGAGTCTTTGGACGCTGCATAGAATTCTTTTGGTCATCGATCTCGATCAGGCTGTTGATTACACAATTTGCAGCAGTTGTCACAACATCTGCCAAATTCCTGCAAGAAACCAAAGGTTGAGTTGGTtattattttcatattttgattaaatgtactcatatatatatatatatatatatatatatagtcaaaGAATTCATCATTCTTACCCTTCTGAGGAGTTGAACGTCAGACCTGCGGTGCTTTTAGCCTGTTCAAGAGCCGACCTAAACCTTCTCAGCTTCTCCACATCACATTGCCCATTGTCCACGACACGAAGCTGAGAGGGCTTAATGTCACAGAATATAGGAATCACCTTCTTATTGGACTCCATGAACATGGCTAGTTCATGAAGGCAAAAGTAAGAATCACAATAGCGCGGCGAGAACACAGCAACACCGACCTTGCAACTCCTTATTGCACTATCAATCTTATCAAACAGTTTATCTCCAGGTTTCATATTCTTGTTGTCCAAGAAAGGCCGCAGGTTTAGTCGAGAAAGATGGTCGTAAAGCAAAGATACTATTGTTCGCTTTGTGTCTATCCCTCTGTGATTGAGGAAAACATCACAGGGTTTAGTAACGTGTTTGGCCAACTGGATTTGGTTTTGATGGCTGAAAAGGTAGCGTTGGAAGCTAGTAGCTGTTGAACGATGCATGGTTTAACTATGAGCCTTGGTTTTCTGCCTTTGTGCGTGTAGGTGTTTTGTAATGAGGATTTTAGGTTTGATTTGCATGGCTTATATAGAGGACATCTGAATCCTCGAATGTGAACCCTTGATGTATCTATGattgcaaaaataaaaaagaagccCGGTAGAGAagccatttttttcttttcaaatgttCTATTCTTGTTTGATTTTGACAGAAAAGATCAACCTGCAtacaaagagaaagaaaatattgactagCACTAAGCAAATCTATTTTGGAGAAACTCAAATAAGACCCTTCAAACACGTTAAAGCTAGGAACGTCGCATTTAGCAGTGGAAATGTTGCCTCCACTGTGTTATGAATTACAAATATATGTATTCAAATGCACAGGGGATATGTTTTGGACTAAAATATTGCACTTTTTCCGTCTAAACATGTTTGGACATGTTTTGGACTAAATATAAAATGCCTGTGGAAAACTTGACAGATACCCGATATCTTTGAATGTGAGAACCTATATTCAAAGTAACTTCTGGCCTGTAAGTTTTTAGTTTAATAAAAGAAACAACAGAGCTAATATTGATACTTTATGCACCAGTATAAACCATTAGAAGGGTTTCTTTGACTGTTTGGATGTTGTACTAGTCACAAAATAAGCTAGGTCTTATATACACCATGGGACACATTGCAATATTGCAAAACTAGCTACAGAGAATTATTTGCCcgtattcaaaaaaaaaaaaactagctacAGAGAATTATGACTATATTATATGCTTAATTCTCAAGCAACTAGCtttgaatttccaatcccaGACATATATGGACTTTAACTTGGACATTTTAGACTTTCCCAGGCCTTGAAGATCACCATTTAAGGTTTGTTATTCAACTACATAAGCCCCCGTTCCATAGTAGCGCGTTCAAAGCCTTTTGACCTTAGATTACAACTTTAAATTTCGGTTTAAAaccaaatgaaagaaaaatcacatagaaattaaatttttaaTCAAATATTGAGTTTCACAGTACGAGCCTATTTCTCAAAGAGTAGCAACCATACAAACTACTTAAAATGGACATAATTGGTAtccgtaattttttttttttttaaatctttgaTATCAAGACATTCTACTTACAAAACAGAATTATAATTATGTCACTAAAGCATTCAATGTGAGTTGGGGAGTGCTACATTCACACTCACCTGAAGTGTGAATAAGTCACACTCACTTTTCACCTTACCACATACAGGCCCGGACCTGTTATAAGGCCTGAAAGTCGGTTGTCTCATTCCCAAAAACTCAGGAGGCCCAAAGAAAAATTTTCCAACCTTTTATGTGTGTCGGACTCTGGGAATAGCATACACACATCAAATCGATCAATTAATAGTTATTCACACAATTAAAGCAAAGCACAGATATTCGTGGATCATGGGCTCAGAAAAACTTTTACACAATTAAATAAATGTTGTACATTTTGAATATATGTATGCTACAGTCGAACCTTGCATCTAGTGGAGATTAAAATTACCCAATACCACTAAGCTACAAAGTAGACCAAATATGAATGTTAAAGGTAAATGAATGCTAACCATAAGACAAGGAATACACCCcctcaattacttaatgcacattccttatattgttttgtttcattgtttCATCAAATTTATATTTATGACCCTCcttattaaataaataaatgagacaaacttgaggaaaaaaaaaaggtcgatacattctttttttttttattgtggaATTAATTGCTAATTAATTTCGGCACATATGAATATGGTAATTACTAATtacctttcttctttctcacaTAAATGAAGTTGGTATATCACTAGAAAATTGAATAATTTAGCTTTCTTacctttgttgtttttcaagttgaaaaacttgATGCCTCTAAGATTTGAATGACTTAACAGTCAAAATATAACGAAAAAACtagagacaattttggctgaataattctatatttcattcaccttacaagaatgaattatatacaaattacaattgtgcctaataagacaagtattattcctaaggcaagtagtaaatcaaataatactacagatattacagaatatctacataaataaggaatatctacataaataaggtaagtatgactcacgccaacactccccctcaagttggcgcatacagatcacgaatgtccaacttgtcaagtgagtcatgaaatgccttACTCGATACTGCCTTAGTGAGAACATCAGCCAACTGTTCTTCTGAGTGGACAAatggaaaagagataagcttagcatcaagcttctctttaatgaaatgtctgtcgacctcaacatgcttagttctgtcatgttgtactgggttgtgagcaatatccaccgctgccttattatcacaatacaaatccatAGCTCGTTTAggtttaaatcccaaatcacgaagtaaatttctcaaccaaagtaactcacaaactccatgagccatacctctatactctgcttcaacACTTGACCTGgccacaaccttttgtttcttacttctccatGTAACAAAattaccacctacaaaagtgaagtaaccagAAGTGGATTTTCTATCCGTAACACAACATGCCCAGTCTGCATTTGTATAACCACTAACATCCagatgattatgctttgaaaacatcaagcATTTTTCAggtgcagactttaaatacctcagaatacggatcacaacttccatatgagtttcacttggattatgcatgaattgactcacaacactaactgcatatgcaatgtcttccctaaaccctaaaccctgaaGTGAATGAttggtggaagaaaaataacatgcatcctcataaaaGGTGACATCCATGGTAACATAAACTTTAtgtgtaggaggatgaaaacacttgtagcccttctgattaacaccatagcccacaaatacacacttTAATGTCCTGGCATCGAGTTTGGACCGTTAATTCTTAGGGACATGGACGAACACTACACACCCAAAGACACGAGGAGGGAGATTAGAAAACGAAGGGACAGACACATGATTTGAAAGGGCAGCATAGGGGGTTTGACCATTGATAACAGAAGAAGGTAGCCTATTGATGAGATGGCAAGCAGTGAGAATtgcatctccccaaagatacttaggcatatgagcactaaatagaagagaccgagctatgtcaagaacatgacgattctttctttctgacaccccattttgttcaggggtttgagggcaagtagtttgatgagcaatcccatgagaatgaaagaatttgtgaaactgagaattgacaaactccccccccccccccccccattatcagaacttaagactttaatattggttccaaattgattttgaacaagagcaaaaaattcttggaaggcagagaaaacttcatatttgtgtttcaataacgagacccaagtaagacgggtataatcatcaataaacaaaacaaaccaatgtttgTCAAACAATGTTGACTCACGGGAAGGTCCCCAtacatcagaatgaataagctcaaaaggaaaagaactcctagtagtacttaaaggataactagtacaatgacttttagctaagacacatgactcacaatgcaacttagactcatcaatgcccagaaacaaggatggcatagatttcttcatgacactaaaggaaggatgtcccaatcttcgatgccatagccataattcttcaacttgattagtaaccCCAGTCGAAATCAAAGCTGCTTGGACTACCTTCTCCGGCTTCATTCCGGCGAACATGAAATCCAGATGAAATAGTCGACCCCTCAAATAACCCCTGCCGATTATTTCCCTGGTGAGGaagtcctgaaaaatcacatacaaaggaaaaaatgttacagaacaccGAGATTGAGTATTAAGCTGAGGCACATATATgagatgatgagagagatcagggacataaagaacattatgtagtgtcaaagaaggGATGAGACGAACAAACCCTATGcctaaaacaggaaaagaatcaccattggcattgacaaCAGAAGAAATAGATGGTGGATTGAGAAAAGGAAGAAACTAcaatcataggtcatatggtcagatgctccagaatcaattatccaagtattgccaccagtaaagctagaaatttttaaagcaactccaatctTACCATTACCACCACGACTTACTGATGCGGTATCCTTACCAGCCAAGTTGGTGTGATCTGGTTCTGTCACCGCAtagtaatcttggtcttgaacaagATGAACGACAGCCTTTCCCTTGGGTTTGTTGTCCTGAGGTCGGGGCCTATCAAAGTAGCCTGCTAGAAAACCAACCAACCTATAACAATTTGCTTTGATGTGGCCTAGATTCTTGCAGTAGTTACAGGTCAGATTTGAGGAGAACCCGGGAGGAGGACCTTGAGGAGAGAGACGCAGAGAAGAAGGAGGTCGATTGCCTGAGAGTGACAGATTACTTGAGGGATTGGATGGCTTTGATTGTATTGCAAGGCCTGCAACTTCTGAAGTAGCTGTTCTAGTTCCAGCCCTCTGGGTCTCATCTTTGCGAATATAAGCAAAGGCTTGCTGCAAGGTTGGTGTGGTAGTCCGGCGAAGTAATTCACTCCTTGCATTCTCAAATATTGGATCTAGGCCAGCCAAAAAAACATGAACTCTCATGAGATCCTGCTCATCCTTATAAATCTTAACATCATCCGGGCACTTCATGCGACATGGACGCATCTGATCAATTTCTTGCCAAACCTCTTTAGTTTTGCAAAATACATGGCAACTGGTTTTCCATCTTGTGTCATACGGGAAGCTTGAGTGCTCAACTCATAAACCTCAGCAAAATCTGTTCCGTTAAAGTAGATCTCCTTAAGGCTTTCCCAGATTTCTTCAGCTGTATTACATCCCATAATCATCTGTGAAACATCTTCAGTCATGGATTTGTAAAGAATAGAGGTTACCAAGCCATTTGCAGTCTTCCATTTTGAATAATTGTTGGCTGCAATTGGTGGTTCAGTAATTGAATCATCAACATAGCCCACCTTATCAATTCCACAGAGGTGAgcctccatcatcttcttccaggTTTGGTAATTAGAGCCATTGAGCTTGACACCTCCATAACTTCCAGTTGAATCATCTTTAACGGAGACAGAAATTTGGTTGGAACCATGAGACgtctcaccatctccatcttgcTTGATCACGGTCGAAACGTCTTGATCTTTAGCCATGGTGAATACGCAGcggaaggaaaaacaacaaagtacttggaaatataagaaggtgtacatacctccaacaatatggagtatttactacatcaccaagcataagtaacaccctctttgggacacccacaagccatggtgaggcccaaccgctacttgcatcttgtagccctatgttcaagctacgctacggtatccggaagtcgcaaatccgtcgccgggaagccacctttccggccttgccaagttgcctccacaatatgcatttctatactagaatagttgtttgcttgtcccacatcgaaaaccatgtaaaggagatggcttccttcacctataaaaggaatgcctcctcccacaactcaacacactccattacaacacactttgtaatcttgttaggccgcaaggctcgacacacactagttaagctttcaagtggacgtagtctcccgctaaggcgggaagtgaaccactatacttcgcttgtgtcactctctctctctctaaagctaactagagatcccacggatcactaacgttaacattggcgccgtctgtgggaagccaacacaatggcttcgtcacctaccatgagctaagtctgcttagcggaactCAAGGAAATTTTTCCCTCCTTCTTTGAGCTACTTCAAACTCATTGGTCAACCTTTTCATTCTTGAGTTTTCATTGGTTCCCAGGTAAGTTCAtgtttgaatttgtgtttcttggcggcaacttttGCCAAGGCATGATCAACATAACTCCAGCGATACAACTAGAGCAGaaatgtgcagaaatttgcaccttgaGGGCTGATCAAcaccggtcaacgccggtcaacacgtggtcaacgcccaaggagtggtcaaaacttgcagaaactgatcaaaacaccaacatccggggccggtcaatgcttggtcaacgcccggcggggtcggtcaacgcccgttAGGTAAAGTCAACGTCGAACAAGGCTTGGTCAACTtttggtcaacgctgaacctcaaaacaaaaaaaaaaaaaaagcttctctgggcacccagaaaacttCTCTGGCCACCCTTCTCCATTTTTTCAAATTATCGACTTTTCCCGTCAGATACTACCAACCACACCAGCAGCTCGACTGCTCCGCCGGAGAACCATCAGCGGCACTTCCTCCGCTCACTGCAACTCCGGAGCTCGGCTCGATGTCGGCTCTGCTCTGCCAGCAGCTCCGCCCAACTGGACAGCTCCGAAAGCTTGCACAGCTCGTCCGCTGGCTGACTGCAGATCTGCCGAACTTCACCGCTGGGGTGGAGCTCCTACGCTGCCGCTGGCCTAACCTCCGCCAGGTTGCAACTCCGGAGCTCCGCCGCtcctctctggacacccagacaTTTTTTCTTCACACCCACGGCCTGCAGCTCACTCCTTCTCAGCTCCGCCGGCAACCTCCGCTCCGCCGAACTTCTGCAGCGCCGCTGCGCACCCAACTGCAGCTCCGTCCAACTTCTTCGACCGAACTCGTGGTCTCCATCAAAGCTCCGGCTCCGCCAGACTTCAGTTCCGCCGAACTCATGTTCCGCTGAACTTCAGCTTCGGCCGGACACCAACACTTCGCTGAACTTCGATCTCAAACCTCCGCTCCGCCGGTCAAGCCTCCGCTGACCACATCATCCTCTGCCGGAAGGACGTCCGCCGGCCAcaggctccgctccgccgactCCACCAGCTTCAACTAGCTTCATGCTCCGCTGGCCTACTCCTCCGCCAGGTTACAGCTCCGAGCCCTCCGCCAGGGGACCCCCGCCGGCATCCTCCGCTGGTTTTCTCCACTCAGCTCCGCCAGACACACCGCCGGCCAAGTCCTCCGCCAGCGCTGGCTGCTGGCACAAGCTCCGCCAAACTTTCGCACAGCCACACCGCTCATGTCAGCGGCACTCTAGCGTCGGCCCACTGCAGCCTCCGCTGGGCCCCTCCGCTAGTCGGCTCTGCTCCACCAGCACCTCCGCCCAGCTTCTCCGCTGAACTAGACACCACTACGAGCTCCTCCGCCCAGCTGCGAGCTGTAGGTTGCATCTCCGCCGGCCTCGAGCTCGGACTCCGTTTCGCTTTGGAGCTCCGCCGGTCCGCTGGCCTATCCGCTCCGCCGGTCAGCAGCTCCTCCAACAGCTAGCTCATCCGCCTGTCCTCAGCTGGGTTTCATGATCCGATGGTGAGGCCACCTCTAGCTCATCTGCGGCTCCGCCTGTACTCCTCTGTGCCGCTGCATTTCACTACATCCAGCAACCACTTATGTGCTCTGGACACCTAGCAGTGTGCTCTGGACACCCAGCAAACCACTTATTCTTTTTCATGACTTTGACCATGCCAACTCATGCATGCACATGGCATCATCAACACAAACATTGCTTTGCCGGCTTCTCTTCATGTCCAATAGGAAGTCAACGGTCCACTTCTCTCTATAAACAAGGCCAAGAACTATTGGCGATCATTCACCGATCATACGGACCATCATGCTCGTCCAAAAGCCACTAgcctccaactcgctccaaatcggcacaagataagtcactatatcttatctattacgctcttgcaattagagctattgtcatgtcta harbors:
- the LOC133730081 gene encoding probable 2' cyclic ADP-D-ribose synthase BdTIR gives rise to the protein MHRSTATSFQRYLFSHQNQIQLAKHVTKPCDVFLNHRGIDTKRTIVSLLYDHLSRLNLRPFLDNKNMKPGDKLFDKIDSAIRSCKVGVAVFSPRYCDSYFCLHELAMFMESNKKVIPIFCDIKPSQLRVVDNGQCDVEKLRRFRSALEQAKSTAGLTFNSSEGNLADVVTTAANCVINSLIEIDDQKNSMQRPKTPFHL